The nucleotide sequence GCTAGCTGGCAGCAGCTGCAGCCGCTCACCTCCCGGCCTAGAGTGTCTAGCATCTCGCCATCTGTGCCTGACTATGCATGCACAACAGAGTCCACAGAGGCAGATGGCCCCAAAGGACGGGATCCCCAGAATGGTATGTCTGAATAAGGCACCCATCTAGCTCACTAGTGAGGGAAGAGCTCACACTTTTGAAAATACACACAATCCTTGAAAGACAGTGTTAAGGGAAACCCTTGGTTGGTCTTTATCACGAGGGAGGGACTGGTCTGGGAATGTGAGAGCCATGGATATCGGTAACCAAAAAGTTGGGCCGAATTTGGGACCCCCTACAGAAGGGCACGGAAGCTCAATCCAGGAGATGTGGGGCGACAAGAGCCTCGCAGCTCTTCTCCGAGGCAATCTCCTTTCCCTGGAGAATGTGGCTTCGTTATCTTCCCTAACTCTAGGGATCATTAGTAGCCTCCTTACGCTTAGGAGTGACGGGGACGTGGAGAGGCGCTCCCGGAATCCCGCCACACACTGACAGGCCAGGTTAGAGCAGCGTCAGATGAATCGTCGCCCTCGGAGGTTCAGCGCAGTCGCCTTTACCTGCGCTGGGAGGAGGGGCCGCCGCCCACGCCCCGGCCCGCCCCGCCAGCTCAGCGCTCGCTCCGCAGGCCCCAGGCCCGGGCCGCCCGCGTCCGCCGCTCTCTGGCCTTGGCCCACTGGCCGACGAACTCTGCAGCAGCCACGTAGTGCCACAACCCCTAGTTGACCGTGCCTCCCTCTGCCGGAGAGCCAGGCGCAGCAGGCGCCACGAGGGCAACCCCGTCGCCAGGGTCCTCCCGGAGAAAAGGCCGTCGCTATGGAGACGCGCCGACGGCGGTTAAATTGGGGAGGCGCAGCCCGCAAGGGAATCCCGCGGCAATTGCAACTCCGGGCGTCCAGGAGCACTGACCGGTGCACAATGCTATGGCCAGGTCGCTGCCCCAGCCCTCGTGAGCAGTGTACAGGGTTCTAGGAAAGCTAAGAGACGTACCTCCCTCGGCGATGGCGCGGGGCGGGGCCAGGGGTTGTCCGTGCCCATCGGAGACATCCGCTTCCGGGGCCACGGCCGAAGTGAGGCGCTTGGCTGGTCGGCCTGGCTGTCTTCGGCATCGTCCCCCGCAAGCCGTACTCCTTAATAATCGGCTACCTTCGTTTCGCTGTCGGTATCGGTCTTCGGCAACCATGCTGGAACACCTGAGTTCGCTGCCCACCCAGATGGTGAGGGCGCGTCTCTTTGGAGCCTAGCGACTTCTAAGCTCCCCCAGCTGGAGCACTGACTGGTGCTGCATAGTTCGCCACTCCTAAAATTGGCTTcactttcctcttcttctcttccccagAATGGATCCCCTTTCCCGTGGTCTGTTAACATGCCCAACTTTCCCTGGAAAATTACATTTTTGCTTCTTTACTCTCGGGCCCTACTGGTGTTGAGTGGTGCCTTATGCAAAAACTGAGTTCCCTACAAGAATTGCAGTCCTTTGGTAGTAGGACCAactcttccccttctttttcgTCCCTAGGACTACAAGGGGCAGAAGCTAGCTGAGCAGATGTTTCAGGGGATTATTCTCTTTTCTGCAGTAAGTATTGCATTACCTTTACTGTTTAATCCCGCCTCCCTTGGTTTGACTGCATCGTAtatactttgtttcttttcagaTAGTTGGGTTTATCTACGGGTACGTGGCTGAACAGTTTGGGTGGACTGTCTACATAGTTATGGCCGGATTTGCTTTCTCATGTTTGGTAAAACATTTGTGAGTGTTTATTAGCAGCAACATAAGTTTTTCTGATTTGGGAAACTTGGTTGGACCTAGTAATAAGAACCAGAGTCTGCCCTTTGTTCATCttttccattgtttctgttttctgttatttGAAAAGTAGAATGTTAAGCTGTGTCAGATGGCTTGAGCTATGGTTTGGTGTGGCGCTAATTTCCTTTTGCACCTCCTCTGGGCAGTGGGATTAGATACAGTGGGGCTTCCGACTTTGCTCATGCTGCCTCCATATTGCTTTTAGTTCTTAAAACTCGCACGTGTGAACACTTAAAGCTTGTTCTTACAACCTGACATATTTTGTCTCATCAGTTTGTTAAACTTTAGCATGGTGGTTATTTGGAGATCAGACATACTTAATGATCTTTTAATCCTTGAATGGAAATAACTGCTGCCTTTCCTCTGTTCTGATCTAGCTGACACTCCCTCCGTGTCCTATCTACCGCCGACATCCCCTAAAGTGGTTACCTGTTCAAGACTTAGGcacagaagacaagaaatcaggggacagaaaaATTAAGAGGCATGCTAAAAATAACTGATTGGGACTGTCACGATTCAGCACCTGCTTTCGTTTCCTGTGACATGAGCTGCATTGCTTTCATGACCAAAGCATGAACTTAAACCACCTATGTTCTTAGAGCACAGCCGTGTCGAGGTCTAGTTGTTCTGGCTTCATTTCTAATCACACAAGGTGTGTACAATGAATAAACACCTCATAACTCAGTacgactttctttctttctttttctcctcgagacagggtttctctgtgtagaccaggctggcctcgaactcagaaattcgcctgcctctgcctcccaagtgctgtgatcaaaggcatgtgccaccaccacccggcgacatttgttttcttttaaaaatatttttacaatgggttctcactatgtagacgtTCCAAGTTCAAAATCCCTCTTTACCCTCCCAAAGTGCCGGGAATAGAGGCTCCCACACCCGGCGGGAAAGTCCCATTTATAACTATCCAAGTCTCATATTCCATTATGAACCGTCACACTGTTTTAAGAGTGAGTTGtttgatttggtgttttgagatagggtctttcaatatagccctggctgtcctggaacttgccatgtgGACACCAGGCTGACCTTTGAACTCGTAgttctacctgcctttgccttctgagtactggaattaaaggcatgcccccACCGTGCTGAGCCCAAGTGGTGGTTTCAATTAAAGTTCATGGAGCACTTCTCTAGCTGGTGGGTCCTGTGCTGCTTAGATGCTCTTGTTTAGAAAATGTAAACAACCATCTCTGTCACTATATCTTCCTAGTAGGCTTTTTtttggggatttgttttttttcgagacagggtttctctgtatagccctggctgtcctggagctcactttgtagaccaggctggcctcgaactcagaaattcacctgcctctgcctcccagagtgctgggattacaggcgtgcgccaccacagcccagcttccTAGTAggctttttttaatttctcagtttttaaaatattatttagtgtGTATAAGAGTGTGCATATTGAGGTAAGAACAGTTTTCAGGAGCTGGTTATCTCTTCTTGGAGCCCAGGGGGCTGTTACTGGCTAAGCCATATCAACAGCCCCCCTCCTCATCTTCCAttgttttgttcctttatttGTATATACTGTATGTGGGCCCACAGGTAGAGgtcacttccttccttctgtgtgcATTCCAGGGATTGAATCTGGGATGTTAGGCTTGGTAGCAAAAGCTTTTGCCTACAGAACTGTTTTACACACCCCCTGGAAGgttctttttagattttaattctAGTTGACTAGAGAAGAGGAGGTCTCAGGCTCAGAGCCCCCAGGAGCCAATGGAGTCAAACCAAATGCCTGGGAGGAAGCTATGGGCAATACTGAGAACCTAGCCCTACCCAGACTTCTCACAAGGCAGTGCCATCCATTTGTGGAGGAGCcagactcactggccagcctagACACAGGCCAGGGTGCGAACGGGCCTGAGAGGGAAAGAAGATCTAGGGTCTGGGAGTAAAGGAGAGGGGTGcttggagggagaggggaaggagatagGCAGTAAGTTCTCAATACTAGCACATACCTCTGGGAACTTAACTGTCAATCTGTGGTACTCTGGAATACTTTGGAACCTCTGGAACAAGAGCATTATACTTGAACATACACTTGAAGGGGGCCAAAGTCATAACTAAGGCTTGACATTCCTTTTAATATTTCCAAatgactgaaaagaaaaatatgcttaAAGGCCTCATTTTAGGAGTGGGTATGGGAGAATTATTATTAATAGCAACCTTGTATATCTCAGGACTTCCTAAGTGGATTCCAACAAACAGAGAAAAGATTCTTTTAAAGATAAGACAGAAAATGAGGCATAGTATTAAATATAATGACTGATTCAGTAGTTAGAAGCACCCAGGTAGGATTAAAAATCAAGGGACTGGTGTGGTCTGAATATCCTTGCCCTATatgaagtggcactgttagggggtgtggccttgctggaggaagtgtgtcaatgtGTAGGTGGGCTTTACGGGCTCCTAGTGCTCAAGGTCTGCCCAGAGTGGAAGAGAcagtctcctggctgccttcagatcaagatgtagaactctcagctccttctccagcaccatttccacctggaagctgccatgcttcccatcatgatgattaCAGGCTGAACCTCTgcaactgtaaaccagccccaattaaatgtcctttataaaagttgccttggtcatggtgtctcttcacagcaataaaacccaaactaagtcAGCTGGCTAGATGGCTCAGCACTAAGAGCACTGGTTTGTTCTTCAAGAGAAACTGGTGtcaattcattttaaaatgaagatggaAACTAAGTGAATGTTTAAATAAAAGTAGTACTGAAATATGAAAAGAtcaaaagaatttttttgagacttctatgtagccctgtgtagaccagactagaGCTTactgcatagaccaggctggtctagaactcaaaGAATTCCTGAATttgcttcccaagcactgggattaaaagtgtacaccattcacttggaaggcagaggcaggcggatttctgagtttgaggccagtttggtctacagagtgagtttcaggacatccagggctatagagagaaaccctgtctcaaaaaacaaacaaacaaacaaaaaagtgtgcACCATTAgtgctttggttttgttgaatgggagaacattttttaaagctagTAAAATAATTTGTAATATATTATACCAGTAAGTTAGAAACTAAAGGAAAGCCTTCCAGTCGGGCCAGATCAGTGGCCCGATACCCTCCCACACCCTACAGGCTGGCCCAGGAGGTCTGCAGTAACCAGGGACatagcctgcctgcctcccaggaggtTCACGGTAACCAGAGACACAGCCTGTCTGCCTCTCAGGAGGTCCACAGTAACCAGGGGcacaggaggcctgctctaaccaGAGATGCAGGAGGCCCACCCTAACCAGAAACagcactgcctgcctcccaggagacCAGCTCTAACCCTGGTCActgagctccacctgcctccaaGGAGGCCTGCTCCAGCCAGAGTcacccaggccagttaacaccagagataaccagatggcgagatCATAAGTGACAGcgccatcagaacccagttctcccatctcagcaagccctggataccctaacat is from Apodemus sylvaticus chromosome 8, mApoSyl1.1, whole genome shotgun sequence and encodes:
- the Spcs1 gene encoding signal peptidase complex subunit 1 isoform X1, with amino-acid sequence MARGGARGCPCPSETSASGATAEVRRLAGRPGCLRHRPPQAVLLNNRLPSFRCRYRSSATMLEHLSSLPTQMDYKGQKLAEQMFQGIILFSAIVGFIYGYVAEQFGWTVYIVMAGFAFSCLLTLPPCPIYRRHPLKWLPVQDLGTEDKKSGDRKIKRHAKNN
- the Spcs1 gene encoding signal peptidase complex subunit 1 isoform X2 → MARGGARGCPCPSETSASGATAEVRRLAGRPGCLRHRPPQAVLLNNRLPSFRCRYRSSATMLEHLSSLPTQMDYKGQKLAEQMFQGIILFSALTLPPCPIYRRHPLKWLPVQDLGTEDKKSGDRKIKRHAKNN